The Lutibacter profundi genome includes a region encoding these proteins:
- a CDS encoding response regulator transcription factor — translation MKKKALLIEDDKNIRETTSKILELANYRVKTAENGFLGVQLAKSFLPDILICDISMPELDGFGVLQIISKIPHLISIPFVFLTTKKTTYTDLRKGMELGADDFLRKPFEESELLRVIESRLKRAEAFKNKNEGLITEIEHVEPHEKHEQHIQNMIQFLEQKKYIIMKKERQFIAKEI, via the coding sequence ATGAAGAAAAAGGCACTATTGATTGAAGATGATAAAAATATTAGGGAAACTACATCCAAAATATTAGAACTTGCAAATTACAGGGTTAAAACAGCCGAAAACGGATTTTTAGGAGTACAATTGGCAAAATCTTTTTTACCAGATATATTGATATGTGATATTTCAATGCCTGAATTAGACGGGTTTGGAGTTTTGCAAATAATATCTAAAATACCTCATTTAATAAGTATTCCCTTTGTTTTTTTAACTACAAAAAAAACGACTTATACTGATTTGCGCAAAGGAATGGAGTTAGGGGCTGATGATTTTTTAAGAAAACCTTTTGAAGAATCTGAGTTATTGAGAGTAATTGAAAGCAGGTTAAAAAGGGCAGAGGCATTTAAAAATAAGAATGAAGGCCTAATTACTGAAATTGAACATGTTGAACCCCACGAAAAACATGAGCAGCATATTCAAAATATGATTCAGTTTTTAGAGCAAAAAAAATATATAATTATGAAAAAGGAGCGTCAATTTATTGCAAAGGAAATTTAA
- a CDS encoding Crp/Fnr family transcriptional regulator — translation MKKGEVKTYKINNEGKEFVTGYFTKNQYFGYSSFIKGLAHFENSKAITTTQLYKITKNEIIEITKNNPSIIYEFIDLLASNLIDVKEQLILLAYGSVRKKTAITLLKLATTNFVNSENKITISRSNLAKSIGIAKETLIRTLHDFKVEKLIEIEPKSIKLINKKKLLKIQ, via the coding sequence ATAAAAAAAGGAGAAGTAAAAACGTACAAAATTAACAATGAAGGTAAAGAATTTGTTACGGGGTATTTTACAAAAAATCAATATTTTGGCTATTCTTCATTTATAAAAGGTTTGGCTCATTTTGAAAATTCTAAAGCAATTACAACTACTCAATTGTATAAAATCACTAAAAATGAAATAATTGAAATCACAAAAAATAATCCTTCTATTATATATGAATTTATAGATTTATTAGCTAGTAATTTAATTGATGTAAAAGAGCAATTAATACTTTTAGCTTATGGTAGCGTTCGAAAAAAAACAGCGATTACTTTACTCAAATTAGCAACTACCAATTTTGTAAATTCTGAAAATAAAATCACTATTTCACGCAGTAATTTGGCTAAATCAATAGGAATTGCTAAGGAAACTTTAATAAGGACTTTACATGATTTTAAAGTGGAAAAACTGATTGAAATAGAACCCAAAAGTATTAAGCTTATCAATAAAAAAAAGCTACTTAAAATACAGTAA
- a CDS encoding Hsp20/alpha crystallin family protein has protein sequence MSLIKFNRRFPLFDQMLPDILDTDRLLNEDLILEDNWVPAINVKENKNDFEIEVAAPGFSKKDFEVTITDDILTIAAENKNSVEDKDEEYSRQEFYFNSFKRSFTLPKSIDFSKKIKAKYDNGVLRVHLEKLEILKSEEHKKVIEIS, from the coding sequence ATGTCACTTATTAAATTTAACAGACGTTTTCCTTTATTTGATCAAATGCTACCTGATATTTTAGATACAGATAGGCTTTTAAATGAAGATTTGATTTTAGAAGATAATTGGGTACCAGCAATTAATGTTAAGGAAAACAAAAACGACTTCGAAATTGAAGTTGCAGCACCTGGTTTTTCAAAAAAAGATTTTGAAGTAACCATTACCGATGATATTTTAACAATAGCAGCGGAAAACAAAAATAGTGTAGAAGATAAAGATGAAGAATACTCTCGACAAGAGTTTTATTTTAACTCTTTTAAAAGATCTTTTACATTACCAAAGAGTATAGATTTTAGTAAGAAGATTAAGGCTAAATATGACAATGGTGTTCTAAGGGTTCATTTAGAGAAATTGGAGATTTTAAAAAGTGAAGAACACAAAAAAGTGATAGAAATAAGCTAA
- a CDS encoding pseudouridine synthase, whose protein sequence is MQLEIIFEDKFIIIVNKPNNILVHNSYYARNIKDATLLEILKQQMGITLYPVHRLDRKTSGTLILAKQQENVAIFQKLFNSNQIEKVYIAIVRGFVTKSRIIDSPVKNPDTQSYKEATTFLEPIFTKSIEIPVHPYEVSRYSLVKLTPSTGRMHQLRIHMNKISNPIIGDSKYGDRFHNRMFEQKFNCCNLFLHAYLISFIHPISDKKITVKAQFSSDWLSVFKIFHWDYLKT, encoded by the coding sequence ATGCAGCTAGAAATTATTTTTGAAGATAAATTTATTATAATTGTAAATAAACCCAATAACATTTTAGTTCATAACTCTTATTACGCTCGTAATATTAAAGATGCTACTTTGTTAGAAATTCTAAAACAACAAATGGGTATTACTCTTTATCCTGTTCACCGTTTAGATAGAAAAACTTCAGGAACTTTAATTTTGGCTAAACAACAAGAAAATGTTGCTATTTTCCAAAAACTCTTTAATTCTAATCAAATAGAAAAGGTATACATAGCAATTGTAAGAGGCTTTGTAACTAAATCTAGAATTATTGACTCTCCTGTTAAAAATCCTGATACTCAATCTTACAAGGAAGCAACAACTTTTTTGGAACCTATTTTTACAAAATCAATAGAAATTCCGGTTCATCCTTATGAAGTTTCAAGATATAGTTTGGTAAAACTTACACCTTCTACTGGTAGAATGCATCAGCTTCGAATTCACATGAACAAAATAAGTAACCCTATTATTGGAGATTCTAAATATGGAGATAGATTTCATAATAGAATGTTTGAACAGAAATTTAACTGTTGCAATTTATTTTTACATGCTTATTTAATAAGTTTTATACACCCTATTTCTGACAAAAAAATAACCGTAAAAGCCCAATTTTCTTCTGATTGGCTATCTGTTTTTAAAATATTTCATTGGGATTATTTGAAAACATAA
- a CDS encoding phosphatase PAP2 family protein: MKFMTAIDFQRKCIVKMYVILFTCLTFTNVSSQNTNFKSAGDALLVVLPLSAFAATIINNDKIGRKQFYKGFAINFATTTILKLAIVKKRPDGSDFNSFPSGHTSITFQSASYLQRRYGFQYGIPAYILASLTAYSRIKSNKHDLLDVVGGAFIGIGSTYLFTTSYQKKHMELTFSSGKGSNYLLGFNFTF, from the coding sequence ATGAAGTTTATGACCGCAATAGATTTTCAAAGAAAATGTATTGTAAAAATGTATGTAATACTTTTTACCTGCTTAACTTTTACAAATGTAAGTTCACAAAATACTAATTTTAAATCAGCTGGTGATGCTCTTTTGGTTGTATTACCTTTAAGTGCATTTGCAGCCACAATAATTAACAACGATAAAATTGGCAGAAAACAGTTTTATAAAGGATTTGCTATTAATTTTGCTACAACAACAATACTTAAATTAGCGATTGTTAAAAAAAGACCCGATGGAAGTGATTTTAATTCTTTTCCTTCAGGGCATACTTCAATAACTTTTCAAAGTGCTTCTTATTTGCAAAGAAGATATGGGTTTCAATATGGAATTCCTGCTTATATTTTAGCTAGCCTTACAGCGTATTCTAGAATAAAATCTAATAAACATGATTTATTGGATGTAGTTGGTGGAGCTTTTATTGGTATTGGAAGCACTTATTTATTTACTACATCGTATCAAAAAAAACATATGGAATTAACTTTTAGTAGTGGCAAGGGTAGTAATTATTTACTTGGATTTAATTTTACATTTTAA